The following are encoded together in the Caldisericota bacterium genome:
- a CDS encoding DUF1116 domain-containing protein, producing MVDIEKANQEAFKRLLDARPVWIGVEKAIDVIPGMKKNLILHAGPPVTWDRMSGPQKGAVMGVLVYEGLAKTPEEAATLAASGEIEFDPCHHHDTVGPMAGIVSASMPVAVVKNETFGNVAFNTLNEGIGKVLRMGAYSPDVIERLKWMENVMLPVLSKAINKAGKMELKPIIAEALTMGDELHNRSRAASYLLFAKITPYLLQTMEDTKSTIDVINFMQANIHTFLPFIMASCKASLDPAKNIEGSTMVTAMSRNGTDWGIQVSGLGDEWFVAESPVPDVLLFPGFKKEDVGRDIGDSSIMETAGLGGFAIAAAPAIIQFVGGNVALGTSKNLEMYEITIGENNIYQIPNFDGRGTPTGIDIRKVVEKNIVPFLDTGVAHKDAGVGQVGAGLVDAPMKVFKDAVVAFAKKYAS from the coding sequence ATGGTAGACATTGAAAAAGCTAACCAAGAAGCTTTTAAAAGGCTTCTTGATGCAAGACCGGTTTGGATTGGTGTTGAGAAAGCAATTGATGTAATCCCTGGAATGAAGAAAAATCTTATTCTTCACGCAGGTCCGCCTGTAACCTGGGATAGAATGAGTGGCCCTCAAAAGGGGGCAGTTATGGGGGTTTTGGTGTACGAAGGGCTTGCTAAAACTCCAGAAGAGGCAGCAACACTTGCCGCATCTGGTGAAATTGAATTCGATCCCTGTCACCATCATGACACTGTAGGACCAATGGCTGGAATTGTTTCTGCATCAATGCCTGTTGCTGTTGTTAAAAATGAAACATTTGGCAATGTGGCTTTTAACACCCTTAATGAAGGAATTGGAAAGGTTCTGAGGATGGGTGCATATTCTCCGGATGTTATTGAAAGGTTGAAGTGGATGGAAAATGTTATGCTTCCAGTTTTAAGTAAAGCAATCAATAAGGCAGGGAAAATGGAGCTTAAGCCCATAATAGCAGAAGCACTTACAATGGGGGACGAACTTCATAATAGAAGTAGAGCTGCGTCGTATTTATTATTTGCAAAAATAACGCCTTATCTTCTACAAACTATGGAAGATACAAAAAGCACAATTGATGTAATTAACTTTATGCAGGCAAACATTCATACTTTCCTTCCATTTATTATGGCAAGTTGCAAGGCCTCTCTTGACCCTGCAAAAAATATTGAAGGAAGCACTATGGTAACTGCTATGTCAAGAAATGGAACTGACTGGGGTATCCAAGTTTCTGGACTTGGTGATGAATGGTTTGTTGCAGAATCCCCTGTTCCGGATGTTCTTCTTTTTCCTGGATTTAAAAAAGAAGATGTTGGAAGAGATATAGGTGATAGCTCAATAATGGAAACTGCAGGTCTTGGTGGCTTTGCAATCGCTGCAGCACCGGCAATAATTCAATTTGTAGGAGGAAATGTTGCGCTTGGAACTTCTAAAAACCTTGAAATGTATGAAATTACAATTGGTGAAAACAATATTTATCAAATTCCTAATTTCGATGGTAGAGGAACTCCAACAGGGATAGACATCAGAAAAGTTGTTGAGAAAAATATTGTTCCATTCCTTGATACTGGTGTTGCTCACAAAGATGCCGGAGTTGGGCAGGTTGGTGCAGGACTTGTTGATGCTCCAATGAAAGTATTTAAGGATGCTGTTGTTGCATTTGCAAAGAAATACGCGTCTTAA